The Caldisalinibacter kiritimatiensis genomic interval CAAATTAAGGGAAAGTAAAGTTTTTACTGGAAATTAGATGCGAAATCTCTGAATCAATATAAATTTAGTTGACAAAAACATTAGGTCTATGGTAAAATTAAAAATTTGACATTTTGGGGTGTATGGTGTATACTTAAAATATACACGTATGTAGAATCACGGGAGGTTTAGCTTTATGTTTAATATTGGTGATAAAATAGTTTACCCAATGCATGGTGCTGGTATTATTGAGTCCATTGAAGAAAAAGAAATATTGGGTAGTAAGAAGAAATATTATGTTATGAAGATGCCTATGGGGGATATGAAAGTTATGGTACCGATGGATAATATAGATGACATAGGCATAAGAGAAGTAATAAGTGCTAAGGAAATGGAGCAGGTATTTGCAGTTCTAGGAGATGACCAAACGAAGATGCCGCAAAATTGGAACAGAAGGTATAGGGCTAATATGGACAAAATTAAAAGTGGTGACATTTACGAAATAGCAAGTGTAGTACGTAATCTAATGATAAGAGATAAGAAAAAGGGTTTATCCACGGGAGAAAGAAAAATGCTAAACAATGCAAAACAAATGTTAGTAAGTGAAATTGTATTAGCTAAAGAAATAAACGAGCAAGAAGCTGAACAATTAATAGACCATATCGTTAAGTAGGCGTCTTAAATCGAGACGCTTGCTTTTTATGTTTTTTTGCATATCGTTTTAATATGTATAAACACCATTAAATAGATTACCATATATCAAAAAAATAATCAATATTTTTTAAAAAGGATGGTTAATTATTGAAAATTGTGGTAAATTAGTTATATAAAGATGTTTTTATGGAAATAACTATATAATAGGAGGTGATGAATACATGTTAAACAAGGTAATTAGAGGTTTACTTATTATCATAGGAATGTCTTTAGGGTTAGGTGTAGTAGCTCTAGTTAAATCAGTTGGGCTATTGGAAATTTCAGAAAGAATAAGCTTATACATGTATATAGGAATAAGTTTAGTTTTTGGAATTATATTTTTTATTATTTCTCCTAAAATTATAAAAGTTGGAAAGAAAGTTGTAGCTATGGTAGAAGGAGAATTGCAAAATGTACCAACTGGAGATATGATTCTAGGTTCGATAGGTCTGATTTTCGGATTAATAATTGCATTTCTAGCTAGTCAACCATTTTATAATTTTGAAATTCCTTATTTAGGCACAGCTATTTCAATAGTATTATATTTACTTTTTGGATATCTAGGAGTAAAGATTCCTACTAGAAAAAAAGAGGATTTTTCAAATTTAACAAGTATTTTTAAGAGGAATACTTTAAAGGACAAAGGAAACAAATCAAAGACTAAAGTTAGACCTAAAGTGCTAGATACAAGTGTAATAATAGACGGTAGGATTGCAGATATATGTCAAACAGGATTTATAGAAGGTCCATTGATTATACCAGAGTTTGTGCTAGAGGAATTAAGACATATAGCTGATTCTTCAGATGGTTTAAAGAGAAATAGAGGTAGAAGAGGTTTAGATATATTAAATAAAATTCAAAAGGAAATAGACATAGAAGTTATAATTGACCCTAGAGACTTTGATGATATAAACGAAGTAGATAGTAAACTTCTAAAACTAGCGGAAAAATTAGAAGGGAAAGTAGTAACTAATGACTTTAACTTAAATAAGGTGGCAGAATTTCATGGTGTAGAGGTATTAAATATAAACGAATTAGCTAATGCAGTAAAACCAATAGTTATTCCTGGAGAGGAAATGGTAGTGCAAGTGATAAAGGACGGAAAAGAATCAGGTCAAGGTATTGCATATCTAGATGATGGAACAATGATAGTAGTTGATGGTGGTAAAAAACATATAGGAGAAACTATTGGGGTTATGGTAACTAGTGTATTACAAACGGCTGCTGGAAGAATGATATTTGCAAAACCAAAGGCCATGATAGATAAGGCTGTATAATTCAAAAACTAACCCGGCTTTTAAAGTCGGGTTTTTGTTTGTGTAACAAAGTTTATTTACTGTATAGCTTGTAATTAAGTTGAATATAAATTTTAAAGGCAGAGAGAATATTTGTAAAATTATTATAGAAAAGCGAAAGGCGAACAGCGAATAGCCTAATTCTTTCTAATGTTTCCCTAAGAACTAAGAACTGACTAAAATGCTACTAACTACTAACAACGAACTACTAGGTAATAAATCGACGAAGTTGATTTTATTCAATATATACGTGCGTTTGATAGAGGATAGCGATAAGCGAAAAAGGAAAGTCTAGCATAAAAAGTGGTTTGACACTTTTTTATGCTATAATAATCCTGAGGTGATAAAATGAGCTATGAAAATAAGTATGTATCAGTTGTAATTCCAGCAGCAGGTATGGGAAAAAGAATGAAAAGCACCATTAATAAACAATATATTATTCTTAAAGATAAACCGGTGTTGGCCCATACTATAGAAAGGTTTGATAAATGCCAATATATAGATGAAATAGTTTTAGTTGTAAGGGAAGATGAAATAGACTATTGTCGTGAAAATATAGTTAAAAAATATAACTTTCAGAAGATAAAAAGTATAGTTGCTGGAGGAAAAGAAAGACAGGATTCTGTGTATAATGGTTTATTTGCTGTTAATGATAAATGTCAAATTGTATTAGTTCACGATGGAGCAAGACCTTTTGTGACAGAAAAGAATATAGTAGATGGAATTGAAGGAGTTATTAAACATAAAGCTTGTGTAATTGGAGTCCCAGTAAAAGATACTATAAAAGTTATAGACCAAAGTAACAGTATAATTGACACTCCAAACCGCAGTACACTCTGGAGCGTTCAGACTCCTCAATGCTTTGAGTATGATATATTATTAAAAGCTTATGAAAAAGCAAAACAGGAATCATATACAGCAACAGATGATAGTATGTTAGTAGAAAATTTAGGATATAAGGTGAAAATGATAATGGGTAGTTATAAGAATATTAAATTGACAACCCCAGAAGACTTAGAGTTTGGTTTAGTTATACTAAAGGAGGTAAAGTAATATGAGAATAGGAATAGGATATGATGTACATAAGTTGGTTGAAGGTAGAAAACTTGTACTTGGTGGAGTAGAAATAGAACATTCTAAGGGATTATTAGGACATTCAGATGCAGATGTACTAATACATGCCATTATGGACAGTATTTTAGGAGCTTTAGGTTTAGGCGATATAGGTAGGCATTTTCCTGATACAGATAATAAATATAAAGATATTTCAAGCATGAAATTACTTGAGGAAGTGTATGAAAAAATGAATGAAAAGGGATATAAGGTAAATAACATTGATGCAATAATAGTGGCACAAAAACCTAAACTTGCTCCGTATATTGAAGAGATGAGACAAAATATAGCAGCGGTTTTAAATACTTCTAAAGACAACGTAAATATAAAAGCTACTACAACAGAGAAGCTGGGGTTTGAAGGTAGAGAAGAGGGAATATCAGCTCAAGCTGTTTGTACTATTGATAGGATGTAGAATGTGAATTGTATATTATAAAAAATAGCTTTATTAGGGGGTTAGAACTTGATTGAGGTAAAGGAATTAAGTAAAAAATTTAAAGAAGTGGAAGCTGTTAAAGGTATTTCATTTGAAGTTAAAAAAGGTGAGGTGTTTGGACTTCTAGGAGAAAATGGTGCAGGAAAGACGACAACCCTTAGAATGTTAGCTACCATGTTGAAGCCTACTCGAGGAACAGCCTTGATTAATGGTGTAGACCTTTTACAAGCTCAAAAAGAAATTAGAAGACGAATAGGGATTTTGTTTGGTGGAGAAACAGGGCTTTATGACAGATTAACAGCACGTGAGAATATTGAGTATTTTGGATTGTTAAATGGAATGACAAAAGAACAAATATCTAATAGGATACAAGAATTAAGTGAAATATTAAATATGCAAGAATACATCGATAGAAGAGCAGGTAAGCTGTCTAAAGGTATGAAGCAGAAGGTTGCTCTTGCTAGAAGTATAGTACACGACCCTGAAATAATGCTTTTCGATGAACCAACTTCGGGATTAGATGTAACTGCTATTAGAATAGTACATAAGTTTATAAAAAGATTAAAGAATCAGGGGAAGACTATAGTATTTTCAAGTCATTCTATGGCAGAGGTTGAAAAATTATGTGATACTGTAGGGGTTATACATAAGGGTGAAATGGTTGAAGTAACAAATTTAGAAGAGCTTAAACGTAAATATGCAGGTGTTGAGCTAGAAGAAATATTTGTAAAGTTGGTGGGGGATAAAAATGAATAAATATATGTGGATTGTATTTAAAAAAGAATTAAAGGACACATTTAGGGATAGAAAAACTATTTTTTCGAGTATAATCATACCTATACTAATATTTCCTATATTAGCCTTAGCTATTGGAAGTGGAACGTCAAAGTTTATAGAAGAAGGAGAAAAGCCAATAGATATTGCTATAATAAGTGAAGAAAATTATGATGTAGTTAATTTTTTGAAAAATCATCAAGGCGTATCTGTTAAAGAAGTAGAGAATCCTAATGAAGCACTAGAGGAGCTAGAAATAAAAGCTATAGTAAAAATTAATAGGGATTTTGATAAAAATATTCAAAAGGGATTAACAGGCGGAATAGAAATTATTTATGATGAATCAAGTCAAAAATCTAGTATGGCAGAGCCTAGATTAAGGTCAATAATAAAACAATATGCTGATAATTTAGTTGTAAAAAGATTAAAAGCTAAAGGAATTAATCCTAATATACTTAATGCCGTTGATATAAAGAGTTCATCTCTTTCTGTAGAAGAAGATGGATACGGTATTATGCTGTTTTCTATGATGTTACCTATGTTACTTACAATATGGTCTGCAGCAGGTGGTATACCATCAGCTACTGATTTAGGTGCAGGTGAAAAGGAAAGACAGACTTTAGAGCCACTTTTAACGACTAATGCTAGCAGAACATCTATTATTTTAGGTAAGTATTTTACAGTGGTAACAGCAGGTATAATAGCTACTATTGCGTCATTGATTGGATTTATATTAGCAACACAAATTAGTCCTGATTTTTTAGGTACAGGAGTTATTCTTCCTATAAAATCAATAATAGTAATAGCTTTATTTTGTATAGGGCTTACTTTAACATTTAGTGGACTTGAATTAGCTATTAGTTTCTTTGCTAGAAACTTTAAGGAAGCACAAACCTATTTGACACCAATAACGATAATATTATTAATACCAGCGTATTTTACAATGTATCTTGATGGTAAGGCAATACCTGATAGCTACTTTTATATACCTGTAATAAACATAATATCAATCATAAAAGAGGCTTTAGTATCAATTTATAATCCTATTCATATAATAACTGTATCTATATGGACTATTATATATATTTCAATAGCAATTTTTATAACAGTAAAAATGTTTAATAAAGAGTCAGTTATATTTAGAAATTAGGATGTATTGACAAAAGGATTTTTTTACTGTAATATAAATTTAAAATTGTTACATAATAATGTAAATGCCTTGAAGGGAAATAGTAGGTATTTATGGTCTACAGAGAGGAAATCCTAGGCTGAAAGATTTCTGACCCTCTAGATGCTGAACCCGTCCCGGAGCAGCTAGACTGAATAAAGTAAGTCTAGACGGTAATTCCGTTATCTAAAATGAGAGGACTATTAATACTAGTAGTCTATTAGGGTGGTACCGCGGATAACCTTCGTCCCTTATGTGTGGGAAGAAGGTTTTTTTATTTGTAAAGAAAGACAAATGTTTAAATTTAGCTCAAAGAAAATAAGATAATTCAAAATAAATGAAAGGAGAGATAAATTTATGAAAATGTCAAAGCTTTATATGCCAACGTTAAGACAGGTTCCATCGGAAGCAGAAATTCCTAGTCATAAGTTACTTTTAAGAGCGGGAATGATAAGAAAATTAGTATCTGGAGTTTACTCATACTTACCATTAGGATACAGGGTTATTAAAAAAATTGAAGATATAGTAAGAGAAGAAATGGATGCAGCTGGTTCTCAAGAGGTTCTAATGTCTGCAATCCAACCTGCAGAATTGTGGCAAGAAAGTGGTAGATGGTATGATTTTGGACCTGAGATGTTTAGATTAGAGGATAGACATGAAAGACAGTTTTGCTTAGGTCCTACTCATGAGGAAATTTTTACAGACTTAATTAGAAATGAGCTAAAATCTTATAAGCAATTACCAATGAATATTTATCAAATACAAACAAAGTACAGAGATGAAAAAAGACCAAGATTCGGTTTAATGAGATGTAGAGAATTTATAATGAAAGATGCTTATAGTTTTGACAAAGACGAAGAAGGTATGAAAGAGTCATATAAACAAATGTGGGAAGCATATGAAAAAGTATTTACAAGATGTGGTTTAGACTTTAGAGTAGTAGAAGGTGACTCTGGAGCTATGGGTGGTAGCGACTCTCATGAGTTTATGGCTATGTCAGAAGTAGGTGAAAGTCAAATCGCTTACTGTGATGATTGTGATTATGCAGCTACAGATGAAAAGGCTAAGTGTGTATATGACATAGATGTTGAAGATGTAGAAGAGTTAGAAATGGAAAAAGTTCATACTCCATCTGTTGGAACTATTGAAGAGCTAGTTGAGTTTTTCAATTTACCAGCTGAAAAATTCGTTAAGACCCTTATATACAAAGTAAAAGATGAAGTTGTAGGAGTTTTAATACCAGGTAGTAGAGAATTGAATGAAATAAAGGTTACTAAAAGTATTACAAGTACCAGAGCATGAAATAGAAATGGCAAATGAAGATATTATTAAAGAGGTTACAGGAGCAGAAGTAGGTTTTGCTGGACCTGTAGGTTTAAAGCAAGACATTAGATTAATAGTAGATTCAAGAGTTACTAAAATGAAGAACTTTATAGTTGGAGCAAATGAAACAGACTATCACATTAAAAATGTTAATTATGGAAGAGATTTTGAAGGTGAAGTTGTAGAAGATATCCTACTTGTAGAAGAAGGAGATAAATGTCCTAAATGTAACAAGCCGTTAAAGATGGCTAGAGGAATAGAAGTGGGAAATATATTCCAATTAGGTACTAAGTACAGTGATGGATTAAATGCTACATTCCTGGACGAAAACGGTAAGTCAAGAAAATTCTATATGGGCTCCTATGGTATAGGAGTTTCAAGAACTATGGCTGCAATAATAGAACAAAGTCATGATGAAAAAGGTATCATTTGGCCATTAGCAGTAGCTCCATATCATGTAATAATTACAATAGTAAATGCTAAAAAGGATGACCAAGTACAATTAGGTGAAAAAATATATAAAGAGTTAACAGATAAAGGAATAGAAGTATTACTTGATGATAGAAAAGAAAGACCAGGAGTTAAGTTTACTGATGCAGAGCTTATAGGTATACCTATAAGAGTTACAGTTGGAAGAAAAGCAGGAGAAGATATGGTAGAATTTGTATTAAGAAAGGGCAATGAAAAAGAAGAAATTAAATCAAGTGAAGTATTTGAAAAGATTAAAGAAGAATTTAATAAGCAAGGATTAGAGATATAGGGCAAGGGCACACGAAAGTGTGCTCTTTTTTTTAAACATAGAAAATTATAAACAGACTAAAAAGCTACTAACAACTAACTACTAACCGACAAATCGACGAAGTCGACTTTGTCCTGGTATAAAAGACGTGAATAGCTCGTGATTTTTATGTGCAAAATAATAAATAACTTTTAAATTAATCATATATAAGGAATTGAGGAACAAAAAGTGGGAGGTATTATATGGATAATAATCATAAGGATAAGAAAGTTACACCAGGTAGATTTGCTTTTCTATCTGTTGGATGGTGGATAGTACACATAATATTAATAGCTTTAGTATTTTTCGTTTTAATGAGGATTTTCTAATAAAAGTCAAATAGTATACAGGAGGTATAGTTTTGATAAACAAGAGAAGCCTTTATTTTTTTATGATATTTATGATATTGTTTACTACTTATAATTATTGTCAAGAGAATAACGTTACAGTGAGCTTGGGTGAAGATTTAGCTCTACAGCAAAGACAGCAAATGTTAGATTTGTTTAATGTAGATGATAAAGTAAGAAGAGTAGAGGTCACTAATGAAGAAGAAAGAGAGTATCTAGGAAAGTATATCA includes:
- the ispD gene encoding 2-C-methyl-D-erythritol 4-phosphate cytidylyltransferase; the protein is MSYENKYVSVVIPAAGMGKRMKSTINKQYIILKDKPVLAHTIERFDKCQYIDEIVLVVREDEIDYCRENIVKKYNFQKIKSIVAGGKERQDSVYNGLFAVNDKCQIVLVHDGARPFVTEKNIVDGIEGVIKHKACVIGVPVKDTIKVIDQSNSIIDTPNRSTLWSVQTPQCFEYDILLKAYEKAKQESYTATDDSMLVENLGYKVKMIMGSYKNIKLTTPEDLEFGLVILKEVK
- a CDS encoding ABC transporter permease encodes the protein MNKYMWIVFKKELKDTFRDRKTIFSSIIIPILIFPILALAIGSGTSKFIEEGEKPIDIAIISEENYDVVNFLKNHQGVSVKEVENPNEALEELEIKAIVKINRDFDKNIQKGLTGGIEIIYDESSQKSSMAEPRLRSIIKQYADNLVVKRLKAKGINPNILNAVDIKSSSLSVEEDGYGIMLFSMMLPMLLTIWSAAGGIPSATDLGAGEKERQTLEPLLTTNASRTSIILGKYFTVVTAGIIATIASLIGFILATQISPDFLGTGVILPIKSIIVIALFCIGLTLTFSGLELAISFFARNFKEAQTYLTPITIILLIPAYFTMYLDGKAIPDSYFYIPVINIISIIKEALVSIYNPIHIITVSIWTIIYISIAIFITVKMFNKESVIFRN
- a CDS encoding PIN/TRAM domain-containing protein is translated as MLNKVIRGLLIIIGMSLGLGVVALVKSVGLLEISERISLYMYIGISLVFGIIFFIISPKIIKVGKKVVAMVEGELQNVPTGDMILGSIGLIFGLIIAFLASQPFYNFEIPYLGTAISIVLYLLFGYLGVKIPTRKKEDFSNLTSIFKRNTLKDKGNKSKTKVRPKVLDTSVIIDGRIADICQTGFIEGPLIIPEFVLEELRHIADSSDGLKRNRGRRGLDILNKIQKEIDIEVIIDPRDFDDINEVDSKLLKLAEKLEGKVVTNDFNLNKVAEFHGVEVLNINELANAVKPIVIPGEEMVVQVIKDGKESGQGIAYLDDGTMIVVDGGKKHIGETIGVMVTSVLQTAAGRMIFAKPKAMIDKAV
- a CDS encoding CarD family transcriptional regulator, translated to MFNIGDKIVYPMHGAGIIESIEEKEILGSKKKYYVMKMPMGDMKVMVPMDNIDDIGIREVISAKEMEQVFAVLGDDQTKMPQNWNRRYRANMDKIKSGDIYEIASVVRNLMIRDKKKGLSTGERKMLNNAKQMLVSEIVLAKEINEQEAEQLIDHIVK
- the ispF gene encoding 2-C-methyl-D-erythritol 2,4-cyclodiphosphate synthase; its protein translation is MRIGIGYDVHKLVEGRKLVLGGVEIEHSKGLLGHSDADVLIHAIMDSILGALGLGDIGRHFPDTDNKYKDISSMKLLEEVYEKMNEKGYKVNNIDAIIVAQKPKLAPYIEEMRQNIAAVLNTSKDNVNIKATTTEKLGFEGREEGISAQAVCTIDRM
- a CDS encoding ATP-binding cassette domain-containing protein; translation: MIEVKELSKKFKEVEAVKGISFEVKKGEVFGLLGENGAGKTTTLRMLATMLKPTRGTALINGVDLLQAQKEIRRRIGILFGGETGLYDRLTARENIEYFGLLNGMTKEQISNRIQELSEILNMQEYIDRRAGKLSKGMKQKVALARSIVHDPEIMLFDEPTSGLDVTAIRIVHKFIKRLKNQGKTIVFSSHSMAEVEKLCDTVGVIHKGEMVEVTNLEELKRKYAGVELEEIFVKLVGDKNE